A section of the Rhizomicrobium sp. genome encodes:
- a CDS encoding TonB-dependent receptor codes for MSHLRNRSTFHALLLSSVSALAIGAVTIPALAADADEGVETVIVTGLRASLQRDLDIKRDSNGLIDAITAEDIGKFPDVNLADAMMRIPGVTVTRSVSSSTSTGATSSTGEATAITVRGFGPSFNTTLFDGRQVPSAVGNTQGNQVGDRAFDFSSVNSDFVSQIDVLKSPDATLSSGAIGATINIHFPKPFDHSGLVIAGSASGTVSPERGKVTPNGDVLFSDTFANDTFGILLAGSYSDTETRQNHINIQAWNGFTTGPADNQIHAAQYAGTPPPDGSPNFFIQDYGIYHELTNVERMQGRLVLQWRPTDAIEITLNDNFAREHEHQNQYGFSVWFNQGSLQNIKLDSNGTAISYDQPNTPTDFQGQINGEVLQHNDFGANVKWDISDKFKLTLDADHAEGWLNPGHQYGEIDVDVGYGGPFSTDLGIVVPAGHGLPYPTTFGPAGNASQFINNGIIGSHVVPIGTNVNLDTINQAKFVGDWTESNLDLQFGFQYLAEHKNEAAFDTFENNNWQAYSGYGPASGSASGVVLPQSFFTNSFSTAGFINGWSGANNLPPAVLAFNPYTVVNYLQGLHGVGAGDCCAPPPNEVGRPFDGTYRLAFNPGSFHQLGETTYSGFVMATFKADIAHMPLKINVGSRYELTDVNVIGIGRAPLAPNGFTIQAGDPTAYDVHYSAAGNVVGTHSYQYLLPNLDMDLAVTDDLDIRFDASRTLTRPAISQLNPSFSIGASRVGNVTANGGNPDLQPFLSDNVDLSAQWYYQPNSYLSVDTFVKSVSNFVVTGSTQQVFTGAGPGGTNIPYTLTLPVNGPSANVYGLELSLQHVFDDTGFGFQANGTVVGSDKPFNPDPFGFGSFAITGLADSANLVGFYDKDGFQARLAINWQDSYLNGFGQLQNGSTFGTEPTFVNTNWNMDFSTSYDVTEQFTVYFEAMNLTDATYSTHGRYSNQVLDVVDYGRRFIAGVHFKL; via the coding sequence GTGTCACATCTCAGGAACAGGTCGACATTCCATGCACTTTTGCTGAGCAGCGTGTCCGCGCTGGCGATCGGCGCCGTAACCATACCGGCCCTCGCGGCCGACGCCGACGAGGGCGTCGAGACGGTGATCGTCACCGGCCTGCGCGCTTCGCTGCAGCGCGACCTCGATATCAAGCGCGATTCGAACGGCCTGATCGATGCGATCACGGCCGAGGACATCGGCAAATTCCCCGACGTGAACCTCGCCGACGCGATGATGCGCATTCCGGGCGTCACGGTGACCCGCAGCGTGAGCTCCTCGACGAGCACCGGCGCCACGTCGTCCACCGGCGAGGCGACCGCGATCACGGTGCGCGGCTTCGGCCCGTCCTTCAACACGACGCTGTTCGACGGCCGCCAGGTTCCGAGCGCCGTCGGCAACACCCAGGGCAACCAGGTCGGCGACCGCGCCTTCGATTTCAGCTCGGTCAACTCCGATTTCGTCAGCCAGATCGACGTCCTGAAATCGCCGGACGCGACGCTGTCGTCCGGCGCGATCGGCGCGACCATCAACATCCACTTCCCCAAGCCTTTCGACCATTCGGGCCTGGTGATCGCCGGCTCGGCCTCGGGCACCGTTTCGCCGGAGCGCGGCAAGGTTACGCCGAACGGCGACGTGCTGTTCAGCGACACCTTCGCCAACGACACGTTCGGCATCCTGTTGGCCGGATCCTATTCCGACACCGAGACGCGGCAGAACCACATCAACATCCAGGCCTGGAACGGCTTCACGACCGGGCCGGCGGACAACCAGATCCATGCCGCCCAATATGCGGGAACGCCGCCGCCGGACGGCAGCCCCAACTTCTTCATCCAGGACTACGGCATCTATCATGAGCTCACCAATGTCGAGCGTATGCAGGGCCGCTTGGTGTTGCAGTGGCGCCCGACCGACGCGATCGAGATCACGCTGAACGACAATTTCGCGCGCGAGCACGAACACCAGAATCAGTACGGCTTCAGCGTGTGGTTCAACCAGGGCAGCCTGCAGAACATCAAGCTCGACTCGAACGGCACGGCCATCAGCTACGACCAGCCGAACACACCGACCGACTTCCAGGGGCAGATCAACGGCGAAGTGCTGCAGCACAACGACTTCGGCGCCAATGTGAAGTGGGACATCAGCGACAAGTTCAAGCTCACGCTCGACGCCGATCATGCCGAAGGCTGGCTGAACCCCGGCCATCAGTACGGCGAAATCGACGTCGACGTCGGCTATGGCGGACCGTTCTCCACCGATCTGGGCATCGTGGTGCCGGCGGGCCATGGGTTGCCCTATCCGACCACTTTCGGTCCGGCCGGCAACGCGTCTCAGTTCATCAACAACGGCATCATCGGCTCGCACGTCGTGCCGATCGGCACCAATGTGAACCTGGACACGATCAACCAGGCGAAGTTCGTCGGCGACTGGACCGAGAGCAATCTCGACCTGCAGTTCGGCTTCCAATATCTCGCCGAGCATAAGAACGAGGCCGCGTTCGACACTTTCGAGAACAACAATTGGCAGGCCTATTCCGGCTACGGCCCGGCGTCGGGCTCGGCCTCTGGCGTCGTCCTGCCGCAGAGCTTCTTCACCAACTCGTTCAGCACGGCGGGGTTCATCAACGGCTGGAGCGGCGCCAACAACCTCCCGCCGGCGGTTCTGGCCTTCAATCCGTATACGGTGGTCAACTACCTGCAGGGTCTCCATGGCGTGGGCGCGGGCGATTGCTGCGCGCCGCCGCCGAACGAGGTCGGTCGTCCCTTCGACGGCACCTATCGGTTAGCGTTCAACCCCGGTTCGTTCCACCAGCTGGGCGAGACCACCTATTCCGGCTTCGTGATGGCGACCTTCAAGGCCGACATCGCGCACATGCCGTTGAAGATCAACGTGGGCAGCCGCTACGAGCTTACCGACGTGAACGTGATCGGTATCGGGCGCGCGCCGCTCGCCCCGAACGGGTTCACCATCCAGGCCGGCGATCCGACGGCCTACGACGTCCACTATTCCGCGGCCGGCAATGTCGTGGGCACGCACAGCTACCAGTATCTGCTCCCCAATCTCGACATGGATCTGGCTGTCACGGACGATCTGGACATCCGCTTCGATGCGTCGCGCACACTGACGCGTCCGGCGATCAGCCAGCTCAATCCGTCGTTCAGCATCGGCGCGTCGCGTGTCGGCAACGTCACCGCCAATGGCGGCAATCCGGACCTGCAGCCCTTCCTGTCCGACAATGTGGATTTGAGCGCGCAGTGGTACTATCAGCCGAACTCCTATCTGTCTGTCGATACCTTCGTGAAGTCGGTGAGCAACTTCGTCGTCACCGGTTCGACCCAGCAGGTGTTCACGGGCGCCGGTCCCGGCGGGACGAATATTCCGTATACGTTGACGTTGCCTGTCAACGGCCCGTCGGCGAATGTCTACGGCCTTGAGCTTTCGCTGCAGCATGTGTTCGACGATACGGGCTTCGGCTTCCAGGCGAACGGAACCGTCGTCGGCAGCGACAAGCCGTTCAATCCCGATCCGTTCGGCTTCGGCAGCTTCGCCATCACGGGCCTCGCGGATTCGGCGAACTTGGTCGGCTTCTACGACAAGGACGGCTTCCAGGCCCGTCTCGCGATCAACTGGCAGGACAGCTACCTCAACGGCTTCGGCCAGTTGCAGAACGGTTCGACCTTCGGAACCGAGCCGACCTTCGTGAACACGAACTGGAACATGGACTTCAGCACCAGCTACGACGTCACCGAGCAGTTCACGGTCTATTTCGAGGCGATGAACCTGACCGACGCGACCTACAGCACCCATGGCCGCTACTCGAACCAGGTTCTCGATGTGGTGGATTACGGCCGCAGGTTCATCGCCGGCGTGCACTTCAAGCTTTGA
- a CDS encoding tryptophan halogenase family protein: protein MVRPIQNIVIVGGGTAGWLAAGVIAARHQGRMKTGFTVTLVESPNIGIIGVGEGTWPTMRSTLEKIGVSETAFFRECDTAFKQGASFARWTTGAANDAYYHPLMLPQGFTQLNLVPHWLRSGRGRSFCDAVCPQGQLCDDGLAPKMITTPEYQAVANYAYHLDAGKFAPFLQRHCTEKLGVRHVQADVLTVNRAENGDIASLTTRQAGDIPGDLFVDCSGFSALLLGKTLGVPFKDCSDVLFCDTALAVQVPYETPDAPMASHTISTAQKAGWIWDIGLPTRRGIGYVYSSRHSSEEAAQEELARYVGPAIKGLSVRKIPIRSGHRETFWKNNCVAVGLAAGFLEPLEASAIVLVELSAKLIAEQMPANREVMDIVAARFNDVTSYRWGRIVDFLKLHYVLTKRTDSRFWIDNVDPVSVPDRLKNLLLLWKYRSPWFFDEFDRLEEVFPAASYQYVLYGMGFRSEVDPSDSDGTDAIAARLVEENAAVTRRMRSQLPKNRDLIRKIHDFGLQPI from the coding sequence ATGGTGCGGCCGATCCAGAACATCGTCATCGTCGGCGGCGGAACGGCGGGCTGGCTCGCCGCAGGCGTCATCGCCGCGCGCCACCAGGGGCGGATGAAGACCGGCTTCACGGTGACGCTGGTCGAATCGCCGAACATCGGCATCATCGGCGTCGGCGAGGGCACCTGGCCGACGATGCGCTCCACGCTGGAGAAGATCGGCGTGTCGGAGACCGCGTTCTTCCGCGAATGCGATACGGCGTTCAAGCAGGGCGCCAGCTTCGCCCGCTGGACCACCGGCGCCGCGAACGACGCCTACTACCATCCGCTGATGCTGCCGCAGGGTTTCACGCAGCTCAATCTCGTGCCGCACTGGCTGCGCAGTGGCCGCGGCCGGTCCTTCTGCGACGCGGTGTGCCCGCAAGGCCAGCTCTGCGACGACGGCCTGGCGCCCAAGATGATCACCACGCCGGAATACCAGGCGGTCGCGAACTACGCCTATCACCTCGACGCCGGCAAATTCGCGCCCTTCCTGCAGCGGCACTGCACCGAAAAGCTCGGTGTGCGCCATGTGCAGGCCGACGTCCTGACGGTCAACCGCGCCGAGAACGGCGACATCGCGAGCCTGACGACCAGGCAGGCCGGCGACATCCCGGGCGATCTGTTCGTCGATTGCAGCGGCTTCTCCGCCCTCCTGCTCGGCAAGACGCTCGGCGTTCCCTTCAAGGATTGCAGCGACGTACTGTTCTGCGACACCGCGCTCGCCGTCCAGGTGCCCTATGAGACGCCCGACGCGCCGATGGCCTCGCACACGATCTCCACCGCGCAGAAGGCCGGCTGGATCTGGGACATTGGCCTGCCGACGCGGCGCGGCATCGGCTATGTCTATTCCAGCCGCCACAGCAGCGAGGAGGCGGCGCAGGAAGAGCTGGCGCGCTATGTCGGGCCCGCCATCAAGGGCCTCTCCGTGCGCAAGATCCCGATCCGCTCGGGCCATCGCGAGACCTTCTGGAAGAACAACTGCGTCGCGGTCGGCCTGGCCGCCGGCTTCCTCGAGCCGCTGGAGGCCTCCGCCATCGTGCTGGTCGAGCTCTCGGCGAAGCTGATCGCCGAGCAGATGCCGGCCAACCGCGAGGTCATGGACATCGTCGCCGCCCGCTTCAACGACGTCACGTCCTATCGCTGGGGCCGCATCGTCGATTTCCTCAAGCTGCATTATGTGCTCACCAAGCGCACCGACAGCCGGTTCTGGATCGACAATGTCGATCCCGTCTCGGTGCCTGACCGGCTCAAGAATCTGCTGTTGCTGTGGAAATACCGCTCGCCCTGGTTCTTCGACGAGTTCGACCGCCTGGAAGAGGTGTTCCCGGCGGCGAGCTATCAATATGTCCTCTATGGGATGGGCTTCCGCAGCGAGGTCGATCCGTCCGACAGCGACGGCACCGACGCGATCGCGGCCCGGCTTGTCGAGGAGAACGCGGCGGTGACGCGGCGCATGCGGTCCCAGCTGCCCAAGAACCGGGACCTGATCCGCAAGATTCACGACTTCGGATTGCAGCCCATCTGA
- a CDS encoding SapC family protein, translating into MTNIVVLNSQTHRHLRVQAGASAELGDNQRFVHVAISEFPALVVHYPIFFAKDSETGAFFAGAMLGFGENLFLSADGKGQDAYRPLNLQRQPFFVAGSDLAIDLDSPRVGRGEALFQESGEPTPYLQTIVAAFRELRPGFEMTKVFIDTLLKLKLIEPITVDLGFDDGSRLKLIDLYTIDRNTLQALPDATVLDLFRRGYLHLIYLMIASLKQIPVLAQKKNRRLHESAG; encoded by the coding sequence GTGACCAACATCGTCGTCCTGAACAGCCAGACCCATCGCCATTTGCGCGTGCAGGCCGGCGCGTCGGCCGAGCTCGGCGACAACCAGCGCTTCGTCCATGTCGCGATCTCGGAGTTTCCCGCCCTCGTCGTCCATTATCCGATCTTCTTCGCCAAGGATTCCGAGACCGGCGCGTTCTTCGCCGGCGCCATGCTCGGCTTCGGCGAGAACCTGTTCCTGAGCGCGGACGGCAAGGGGCAGGACGCCTATCGTCCGCTCAATCTCCAGCGCCAGCCCTTCTTCGTCGCCGGCAGCGATCTGGCGATCGACCTCGACAGCCCGCGCGTCGGCCGGGGCGAGGCCCTGTTCCAGGAGAGCGGCGAGCCGACGCCCTATCTGCAGACCATCGTCGCGGCCTTCCGCGAGCTGCGGCCCGGCTTCGAGATGACCAAGGTCTTCATCGACACCCTGCTGAAGCTGAAGCTGATCGAACCCATCACCGTCGACCTGGGCTTCGACGACGGCTCGCGGCTCAAGCTGATCGACCTCTACACGATCGACCGCAACACGCTCCAGGCCCTGCCGGATGCCACGGTGCTCGACCTGTTCCGGCGCGGCTATCTGCATCTGATCTATCTGATGATCGCGTCGCTGAAGCAGATTCCGGTCCTGGCGCAGAAGAAGAACCGGCGGCTGCACGAAAGCGCCGGCTGA
- a CDS encoding cupin-like domain-containing protein → MPGRVREIAGAQIAGPDQFLRDIAEPCEPVVLRGLVAGWPAVAAAARSPRTFRDYVAAFDAGREAQAFLGEPRIAGKYYYSDDLAGFNFARRQMAFLAALDTILENLDRAGSASVYIGSLPVDDYLPGFAAQNALPFLNPTIAARIWLGHASNVSAHYDTLDNIACVVAGARRFTLYAPGLTGKLYVGPIDHTMAGQPVSLAASAPPDDARYPLFAEVRDRALVAELQPGDALYLPKLWWHQVEATAPFNALVNYWWDGFSAGPDAPYTGLLLAMIAIAERPPAERAAWRAFFDHYVFRPEGHPLAHLPADRHGILGPLKDNYGRLRLRIMQMLRGG, encoded by the coding sequence ATGCCGGGGCGCGTCCGCGAGATCGCCGGAGCGCAGATCGCGGGCCCCGATCAATTCCTCCGCGACATCGCCGAACCCTGCGAACCGGTCGTCCTTCGTGGGCTCGTTGCGGGCTGGCCCGCCGTCGCCGCCGCGGCGCGCTCGCCGCGGACGTTCCGCGACTATGTCGCCGCCTTCGATGCCGGACGCGAAGCCCAGGCCTTCCTCGGCGAACCGCGCATCGCCGGCAAATACTACTACAGCGACGATCTGGCGGGATTCAATTTCGCGCGCCGGCAGATGGCCTTCCTGGCCGCGCTCGACACGATCCTCGAAAATCTGGACCGCGCGGGATCGGCATCGGTCTATATCGGCTCGCTTCCCGTCGACGATTACCTGCCGGGCTTTGCCGCGCAGAATGCCCTGCCGTTTTTGAACCCCACGATTGCTGCGCGCATCTGGCTCGGCCACGCCTCGAACGTGTCGGCGCATTACGACACGCTGGACAACATCGCCTGCGTCGTCGCCGGCGCGCGGCGCTTCACGCTCTACGCGCCGGGGCTGACGGGAAAGCTCTATGTCGGGCCCATCGACCACACCATGGCGGGCCAGCCCGTGAGCCTCGCCGCCTCCGCCCCGCCGGACGACGCCCGCTATCCCCTGTTCGCAGAGGTGCGCGACCGCGCGCTGGTCGCCGAGCTGCAGCCGGGCGACGCGCTCTATCTGCCCAAGCTCTGGTGGCACCAGGTCGAGGCGACGGCGCCGTTCAATGCGCTGGTGAACTACTGGTGGGACGGTTTCAGCGCCGGCCCGGACGCGCCCTATACCGGCCTTCTGCTGGCGATGATCGCCATCGCCGAACGCCCGCCGGCGGAGCGCGCGGCCTGGCGGGCCTTCTTCGATCACTATGTCTTCCGCCCCGAGGGCCACCCGCTGGCGCATCTGCCCGCCGACCGGCACGGCATCCTCGGCCCGCTCAAGGACAATTACGGAAGACTGCGCCTGCGCATCATGCAGATGCTGCGCGGCGGCTGA
- a CDS encoding DUF4167 domain-containing protein yields MPAVVKSEHKMKSTRRPQKAFAAGQRQRNDQQRPATNFQRSDNDQEHWKRRQQHYLTLAESAGSADRVDRENYWQHAEHFHRLIAAAAQSRGQANSDAAVPPTP; encoded by the coding sequence TTGCCGGCGGTCGTCAAAAGCGAACACAAGATGAAATCCACCAGACGGCCGCAAAAGGCCTTTGCCGCGGGCCAGCGTCAGCGAAACGACCAGCAACGGCCGGCAACGAATTTTCAAAGATCGGACAACGACCAGGAACACTGGAAGCGGCGCCAGCAGCACTATCTGACCCTCGCCGAAAGCGCGGGCAGCGCCGACCGGGTCGACCGGGAAAACTATTGGCAGCATGCCGAGCACTTTCACCGCCTGATCGCCGCGGCGGCCCAATCGCGCGGCCAGGCAAATAGCGACGCGGCCGTGCCGCCTACTCCTTAA
- a CDS encoding polysaccharide deacetylase family protein: MLTRRGVTVGIGAAVASTFAAPASARFGWPGGAQAAVSLTYDDGYDSQLRNAVPLLDDLGFKATFFLTVANIEARVDDWAALSRKGHEIGNHTLTHPCMLKDYSTERFVREQIAPTERYFDSHFEGAKPRSYAYPCGYEGLGRGTNVARVGEYVDALKPNFLAARTVSGPPNDPRNVMRQRYFLNGYEPTYDVDNREMALRYVRKAMRDGHWAVLVFHEVVDRRKAAGDTNIAVHRDILEGLARLPVWCAPMRTVFGYVTGAA, encoded by the coding sequence ATGCTGACGCGCCGGGGCGTGACGGTCGGCATCGGCGCCGCGGTCGCCAGCACCTTCGCCGCGCCCGCCAGCGCGCGCTTCGGCTGGCCGGGGGGCGCGCAGGCGGCCGTCAGCCTGACCTATGACGACGGCTATGACAGCCAACTCCGGAACGCGGTGCCGCTGCTGGACGACCTCGGCTTCAAGGCGACGTTCTTCCTGACGGTGGCGAATATCGAGGCGCGCGTGGACGACTGGGCCGCCCTGTCCCGCAAGGGCCACGAGATCGGCAACCACACGCTGACGCATCCGTGCATGCTGAAGGATTATTCGACCGAGCGGTTCGTGCGCGAACAGATCGCGCCGACGGAGCGCTATTTCGACAGCCATTTCGAAGGCGCCAAGCCGCGAAGCTATGCCTATCCGTGCGGCTATGAAGGCCTCGGACGGGGCACGAATGTGGCGCGGGTGGGCGAATATGTCGACGCGCTCAAGCCCAACTTCCTGGCGGCGCGGACCGTGAGCGGGCCGCCCAACGACCCGCGCAACGTGATGCGGCAGCGCTATTTCCTGAACGGCTATGAGCCGACCTACGACGTCGACAACCGCGAGATGGCGCTGCGCTATGTCCGGAAGGCCATGAGGGACGGGCACTGGGCCGTCCTCGTCTTCCACGAGGTGGTGGATCGCCGCAAAGCCGCCGGCGACACCAACATTGCGGTGCATCGCGACATTCTCGAAGGCCTCGCCCGCCTGCCGGTATGGTGCGCGCCGATGCGCACGGTGTTCGGCTATGTCACCGGCGCGGCCTGA
- a CDS encoding Crp/Fnr family transcriptional regulator, producing the protein MSRSTVRQLGDTPVNRLLALLPPRDYASLRRHLKPIALAYRQSLYRANKAIEYVYFIESGVGSLVNTMRNGEAAEVGTIGNEGLVGLPLLLGDDRSPTSVYVQVPGSGLRIKSDLFAKALAKSASLRTVMGHYAHAFFNQVAQSAACNHFHSLEQRCSRWLLMTHDRMHSDEFLLTQEFLAMMLGVQRTGVTAAASALQRAGIIRYTRGNVTIIDRRALERRSCECYGVSKKEFDRLLGERPARKSRRARDAKTKAI; encoded by the coding sequence TTGAGCAGAAGCACTGTGCGCCAGCTCGGCGACACCCCCGTGAACCGCCTGCTCGCGCTGCTACCGCCGCGCGACTATGCCAGCCTGCGACGGCATCTGAAGCCGATCGCGCTCGCCTACCGGCAATCGCTCTACCGCGCGAACAAGGCCATCGAATACGTCTATTTCATCGAAAGCGGCGTCGGTTCGCTGGTGAACACGATGCGCAACGGCGAGGCGGCGGAAGTCGGGACCATCGGCAATGAAGGCCTGGTGGGGCTGCCGCTGCTCCTGGGCGACGACCGCTCGCCGACCAGCGTCTATGTCCAGGTGCCCGGATCGGGCCTGCGGATCAAATCCGACCTGTTCGCGAAAGCGCTGGCGAAGAGCGCCTCGCTGCGCACCGTGATGGGCCACTATGCGCACGCCTTCTTCAACCAGGTCGCGCAGTCCGCGGCCTGCAATCACTTCCATTCGCTGGAACAGCGCTGCAGCCGCTGGCTGCTGATGACGCATGACCGGATGCATTCCGACGAGTTCCTGCTCACCCAGGAATTCCTCGCGATGATGCTGGGCGTGCAGCGCACCGGGGTGACGGCGGCGGCGAGCGCACTGCAGCGGGCCGGAATCATCCGCTATACGCGCGGCAACGTCACGATCATCGACCGGCGCGCTCTCGAGCGGCGGTCCTGCGAATGCTATGGCGTGTCCAAGAAGGAGTTCGACCGTCTGCTCGGCGAACGCCCGGCCAGGAAGAGCCGCAGGGCCCGAGACGCCAAGACGAAGGCGATATGA
- a CDS encoding RcnB family protein: MKHIVLPALSLVLLAAMPAQARIPAHSLLQIAQNDPDRARRGGLRPSPAVAPAAPVDHAPAPPARARTGGHPAGAAPTIDRTAGGLLIGGQGNRPAAHTPAPRTPAARTPAARTPAARTPAARTPAARTPAARTPAARTPATRTPAGRTPGGGAHGATNGGGHGGATVFGTRPSNWNQYPRTFNRGTYQRNLTAPRQFHWQTYNRPSGWYYRRWVFGQVFPTIFRAQNYWLTDYWMFNLPVPPYGYVWVRYDDDAVLIDKQTGVVLQVVYGLFD; encoded by the coding sequence ATGAAGCACATCGTTTTGCCGGCCCTGTCGCTGGTCCTGCTGGCCGCGATGCCGGCCCAGGCACGAATTCCGGCGCATTCTCTTTTGCAGATTGCCCAGAACGATCCCGATCGAGCGCGTCGCGGCGGCCTTCGGCCCTCTCCCGCCGTCGCTCCGGCCGCACCGGTAGACCACGCGCCGGCGCCCCCCGCCCGCGCGCGGACCGGTGGACATCCCGCAGGCGCCGCGCCGACGATCGACAGAACCGCCGGCGGGCTCCTGATCGGCGGCCAGGGCAACCGGCCGGCCGCGCATACGCCCGCGCCGCGCACGCCCGCCGCACGCACGCCTGCTGCACGTACGCCTGCTGCACGTACGCCTGCTGCACGTACGCCCGCTGCACGTACGCCTGCTGCACGTACGCCTGCTGCGCGCACACCGGCGACACGCACACCGGCCGGACGTACGCCGGGCGGCGGCGCGCATGGCGCGACGAACGGCGGTGGCCATGGCGGTGCCACCGTGTTCGGCACGCGGCCTTCGAACTGGAATCAATATCCCCGCACCTTCAATCGCGGGACCTATCAGCGCAATCTGACGGCGCCGCGCCAGTTTCACTGGCAGACCTACAACCGGCCGAGCGGCTGGTACTACCGTCGCTGGGTCTTCGGCCAGGTCTTCCCGACGATCTTCCGCGCCCAGAACTACTGGCTGACCGATTATTGGATGTTCAACCTGCCGGTGCCGCCCTACGGCTATGTATGGGTGCGCTACGACGACGATGCCGTGCTGATCGACAAGCAGACCGGCGTGGTCCTTCAGGTCGTCTACGGATTGTTCGACTGA
- a CDS encoding DUF3309 family protein translates to MGLILLIVVLVLLFGGGGYYGYNRFGGAGLGGALGTLLIVLLILWLLGVLPGLRV, encoded by the coding sequence ATGGGACTCATACTGCTTATCGTCGTGCTGGTGCTGCTGTTCGGCGGCGGCGGCTACTACGGCTACAACCGCTTTGGCGGCGCCGGTCTCGGCGGCGCGCTCGGCACGCTGCTGATCGTCCTGCTGATCCTCTGGCTGCTTGGCGTACTGCCCGGCTTGCGCGTCTAG
- a CDS encoding sensor histidine kinase has product MTVESLKTSLDPPSDPQFAVKGGRSVASYERELYLSRVAEARLREALAQDELLLGQKDAQIQQQLLLSRESDHRLLNDLQIIVSLLSLQSRSAGNAETAGQLKVAADRVGMIVRVHQRLHSHDGAHTVAFKQYVEELSRDFSVMTSSGGTVEVIFDDGKEVELPAAIGIPLGFIVSELLTNAAKHGKGRVALRFSAKAEGGYMLSVSNDGVPLAEDFDPTAGRGLGMKIVKSFVDRIGGELRFGRGDGNQGARFTVAFS; this is encoded by the coding sequence ATGACCGTCGAATCGCTCAAGACCAGTCTGGATCCGCCCTCCGATCCGCAATTCGCCGTGAAGGGAGGGCGCAGCGTCGCGAGCTATGAGCGCGAACTCTATCTGAGCCGGGTCGCGGAGGCGCGGCTGCGCGAGGCGCTCGCCCAGGACGAATTGCTGCTCGGCCAGAAGGACGCGCAGATCCAGCAGCAGCTCCTCCTAAGCAGGGAATCCGACCACAGGCTGCTGAACGATCTTCAGATCATCGTGAGCCTGCTGTCGCTGCAAAGCCGGTCGGCGGGCAACGCCGAAACCGCCGGCCAGTTGAAAGTCGCGGCCGACCGCGTCGGCATGATCGTGCGCGTCCATCAGCGATTGCATTCCCACGACGGCGCCCACACCGTCGCCTTCAAGCAATATGTCGAGGAATTGAGCCGCGATTTCTCCGTCATGACGTCGTCCGGCGGAACGGTCGAAGTCATCTTCGACGACGGGAAGGAAGTCGAGTTGCCGGCGGCCATCGGCATTCCCCTCGGTTTCATCGTCAGCGAACTTCTCACCAATGCCGCCAAGCACGGCAAGGGCCGCGTCGCGCTCAGATTCTCCGCAAAAGCCGAAGGCGGCTACATGCTGTCGGTGTCCAATGACGGCGTGCCCCTGGCCGAGGATTTCGATCCGACCGCCGGCAGGGGGCTCGGCATGAAGATCGTCAAGTCGTTCGTCGATCGGATCGGCGGCGAACTGCGCTTCGGGCGCGGCGACGGCAACCAGGGCGCTCGCTTCACGGTGGCGTTCTCCTGA